A DNA window from Capnocytophaga sp. ARDL2 contains the following coding sequences:
- the gldK gene encoding gliding motility lipoprotein GldK: MKKFISLSALSLVLFSCGSGDRGELLQGTQGKRWVVEQPQGMAFIPGGSFTMGKTHQDLFDAQDAPLRTENVGSFYMDETEITNNQYRKFVEFVKDSVIRTRLAIMAEEMGMDPSAGGIGQFAFLPEQDPSMNSNQSAYDKYMYDNYYSMAMDADEYAGRRLNKKVRLITDPKRYPDEYYVEVMDSLYIPASENFDGLVSFDPTKLKFKYSWFDKEAALNDPTLGTRDRRARYLRTEIVDVYPDTTRWVKDFKYSYNEPMHKEYFWHEAYGEYPVVGVTWQQAKAFAAWRTLYKNTHLKNKKSNHKLYEYRLPSEVEWEYAARGGMQNAVYPWGEPYTVDDKACFLANFRPDRGNFADDGAMFTAEARSYKPNGYNLYNMAGNVAEWCEDTYKEDTYVYNTSLKPKAISSDNPIKVVRGGSWRDVAYFLQVSTRDKEHGDSARSYIGFRTVVSAPGPNLNEAKISTSGR; the protein is encoded by the coding sequence ATGAAGAAGTTCATTTCACTTTCGGCACTTTCTTTAGTGTTATTTAGCTGTGGATCAGGGGATAGGGGTGAATTGTTGCAAGGGACTCAAGGTAAAAGATGGGTTGTTGAGCAACCACAAGGTATGGCGTTTATTCCTGGAGGATCATTTACGATGGGAAAAACACATCAAGACTTGTTTGATGCACAAGATGCTCCATTAAGAACAGAAAATGTTGGTTCATTTTATATGGACGAAACAGAAATTACCAATAATCAATACCGTAAGTTTGTAGAATTTGTAAAAGATTCTGTAATCCGTACGCGTTTAGCGATTATGGCAGAAGAGATGGGAATGGATCCATCTGCAGGAGGAATTGGTCAATTTGCTTTCTTGCCTGAGCAAGATCCTTCGATGAATAGCAACCAGTCTGCATACGACAAGTATATGTATGACAACTACTATAGTATGGCTATGGATGCAGATGAATACGCTGGTAGAAGATTGAACAAAAAAGTAAGATTGATTACAGATCCAAAAAGATACCCAGACGAATATTATGTAGAAGTAATGGATTCATTGTACATCCCTGCTTCTGAAAATTTCGATGGTTTGGTTTCTTTCGACCCTACTAAATTGAAATTTAAATATTCTTGGTTTGATAAAGAAGCAGCTCTAAATGATCCTACATTGGGAACAAGAGATAGAAGAGCACGTTACTTAAGAACAGAAATCGTAGATGTTTATCCAGATACCACAAGATGGGTAAAAGATTTCAAATACTCTTACAACGAGCCAATGCACAAAGAATATTTTTGGCACGAAGCGTATGGAGAGTATCCTGTAGTAGGTGTAACTTGGCAACAAGCTAAAGCATTTGCTGCTTGGAGAACTTTGTACAAAAACACTCACCTGAAAAACAAAAAATCTAATCATAAATTATATGAATATAGATTGCCTTCTGAAGTAGAATGGGAATACGCAGCAAGAGGTGGAATGCAAAATGCAGTGTACCCTTGGGGTGAACCATATACTGTAGATGACAAAGCATGTTTCTTGGCAAACTTCCGTCCTGATAGAGGAAACTTTGCAGATGACGGTGCAATGTTTACAGCAGAAGCAAGATCATACAAACCAAACGGTTACAACTTGTACAATATGGCAGGAAACGTAGCAGAATGGTGTGAAGATACTTATAAAGAAGATACCTATGTGTATAATACATCGTTGAAACCAAAAGCTATCTCATCTGACAATCCTATCAAAGTGGTGAGAGGTGGTTCTTGGAGAGATGTAGCTTATTTCTTACAAGTGTCGACAAGAGATAAAGAACATGGAGATTCAGCAAGAAGTTACATCGGATTCCGTACGGTAGTTTCTGCTCCAGGACCAAACTTGAACGAAGCAAAAATTTCAACAAGTGGTAGATAA
- a CDS encoding formimidoylglutamase gives MIEQYLKPITFDLELFVQKLPTFTLGKVIDKHTENHFPSLDDVQIALLTVDEFRGGDIDETELSFFEIRKNLYELYQGNWSSKIVDLGTLEAGNMLEDTYFALREICEYLLKQNILPIIIGGSQDLTYPIYRAYDKLDQMVNLVTVDNKIDIVKDFAQPSENFLTKIIMEEPTNLRNFSNLGYQTYFNSQEELDLIESMYFEAYRVGELAHDLTLIEPILRDADIVSVDVAAIKSADMGYYRKFNPNGFDGREICTITRYAGISDKVSIFGLFNIGTKDAKSPLLAQMIWYFLEGYNYRINEYPYISKKNYFKYIVANEDQDLIFYKSDMSGRWWIELQYSDMEDNERKVLFPCSKRDYDNSLKGEIPERWWKAMKKLLI, from the coding sequence ATGATAGAACAATATCTAAAACCGATTACCTTTGATTTGGAGTTGTTTGTGCAGAAATTGCCTACATTTACTCTGGGGAAGGTAATCGATAAGCATACAGAAAATCATTTTCCTTCGTTGGACGATGTCCAAATTGCCTTGCTTACCGTGGACGAGTTTAGAGGAGGAGATATAGACGAAACCGAATTGTCGTTTTTTGAAATTCGAAAAAATCTATACGAACTCTATCAAGGAAATTGGTCTTCAAAAATAGTGGATTTGGGTACATTGGAAGCTGGAAATATGTTGGAAGATACCTATTTTGCACTAAGAGAAATTTGCGAATATTTGTTAAAGCAAAACATATTGCCCATTATTATTGGAGGATCGCAAGATTTGACTTATCCCATTTATCGTGCGTATGACAAGTTGGATCAAATGGTCAATTTGGTTACAGTAGATAATAAAATCGACATTGTAAAAGATTTTGCACAACCATCTGAAAACTTTTTGACAAAAATTATCATGGAAGAGCCAACTAATTTGAGAAATTTTTCTAATTTAGGCTACCAAACGTATTTCAATAGTCAGGAAGAACTCGATTTGATAGAAAGTATGTACTTCGAGGCGTATAGAGTAGGGGAGTTGGCTCACGATTTGACATTGATAGAGCCAATTTTGCGAGATGCAGATATCGTCAGTGTAGATGTAGCAGCAATAAAATCAGCAGACATGGGGTATTATAGAAAGTTCAATCCTAACGGATTTGATGGGAGAGAAATTTGTACCATCACACGCTATGCAGGAATCAGTGATAAAGTGTCAATTTTCGGATTGTTTAATATAGGAACAAAAGACGCCAAAAGTCCGTTACTTGCGCAAATGATTTGGTATTTTTTAGAAGGATATAATTACAGAATTAACGAATATCCCTATATTAGCAAAAAAAATTACTTTAAATATATCGTTGCTAACGAAGATCAGGATTTGATTTTTTACAAAAGTGATATGTCAGGTAGATGGTGGATAGAATTGCAATATTCAGATATGGAGGACAATGAACGAAAAGTTTTGTTTCCTTGTAGCAAGCGAGATTATGACAATTCTCTGAAAGGAGAAATTCCCGAAAGATGGTGGAAAGCAATGAAGAAATTGTTAATTTAA
- the topA gene encoding type I DNA topoisomerase, whose protein sequence is MAKNLVIVESPAKAKTIEKFLGKDYQVESSFGHIADLPSKEMGVDIANNFRPKYEVSSDKKAVVKKLKDLAKKAETVWLASDEDREGEAIAWHLAEELKLKEETTKRIVFHEITKSAITKAIENPRTIDYNLVNAQQARRILDRLVGYELSPVLWKKVRAGLSAGRVQSVAVRLIVEREREIDSFSSESSFAISAEFISEKGKLFKAKLTKNFASEKDANEFLQKNIGATFSVSSLETKPTKKIPAPPFTTSTLQQEAARKLYFSVGQTMMLAQRLYESGLITYMRTDSVNLSAEAKSAIANEITTAFGANYSKPRNYATKSKGAQEAHEAIRPTDMSKHSVNIDRDQARLYDLIWKRTIASQMSDAQLERTNVHINTQNHKETFLATGEVILFDGFLKVYLEGNDDDEQEQEGLLPVLSKGEAVQNQWITATQRFSRPPARYTEASLVKKLEELGIGRPSTYAPTISTIIARNYVEKGTKEGVARAYKMLKLENNTISTKDLTENTGADKGKLVPTDIGNIVTDFLVKNFATILDYHFTAKVEEDFDAIAEGEKNWVEMMNEFYGFFHPNVKDVEQNAERESGERILGTHPQSGKPVLVRLGKFGPMAQIGDAEDEEKKFASLPPQLNMATISLEEALNLFLLPKQLGTYQGEEVEVNNGRFGPYVRFGSTFITLPKGEEPLNVSFERAVELIKEKQKADAPIATYQGLDVQKGVGRFGPFIKWNGMFINVSKKYDFDYLTQVDVEALIEDKLQKEKDKLIHNWAEEGIRVEKARWGRSVILQGKTKIELSKEVDAAALTLDEVKKLIEEKAPKTATAKKASTTKKATTAKKTTTKKTK, encoded by the coding sequence ATGGCAAAGAATTTAGTAATCGTTGAGTCGCCTGCAAAGGCAAAAACTATCGAGAAATTTTTAGGAAAAGACTATCAAGTAGAGTCGAGTTTTGGACATATCGCAGATTTACCTTCAAAGGAAATGGGGGTAGATATTGCAAATAATTTTCGTCCAAAATACGAAGTTTCGAGCGATAAAAAAGCTGTTGTAAAAAAATTGAAAGATCTTGCCAAAAAAGCCGAAACGGTTTGGTTGGCATCCGATGAAGACCGCGAGGGAGAGGCTATTGCATGGCACCTGGCGGAAGAATTGAAATTGAAAGAAGAAACGACCAAACGAATCGTTTTTCACGAAATTACAAAATCGGCTATTACCAAAGCGATTGAAAATCCGCGTACGATAGACTACAATTTGGTAAATGCCCAACAAGCTCGAAGAATCCTCGACCGTTTGGTAGGTTACGAATTGTCGCCTGTGCTTTGGAAAAAGGTAAGAGCAGGGTTGTCTGCTGGTAGAGTACAGTCGGTAGCCGTGCGATTGATTGTGGAAAGAGAAAGAGAAATTGATAGTTTTTCTTCAGAATCGTCATTTGCTATTTCAGCCGAATTTATTTCAGAAAAAGGAAAATTGTTCAAAGCAAAATTGACCAAAAACTTCGCGTCTGAAAAAGATGCAAACGAGTTTTTGCAAAAAAATATAGGAGCTACATTTTCGGTTTCGAGTCTTGAGACCAAACCTACTAAGAAAATTCCAGCTCCACCATTTACCACTTCTACTTTACAACAAGAAGCTGCGAGAAAATTGTATTTTTCGGTAGGACAAACCATGATGTTGGCTCAAAGACTATACGAAAGCGGATTGATTACCTATATGAGAACCGATAGCGTAAACCTTTCTGCCGAAGCCAAATCTGCTATTGCCAACGAAATTACAACCGCATTTGGTGCCAATTATAGCAAACCGAGAAATTACGCAACCAAGAGCAAAGGAGCTCAAGAGGCTCACGAAGCCATCCGTCCGACTGATATGAGCAAACATTCTGTAAATATCGACCGCGACCAAGCACGTTTGTACGATTTGATCTGGAAGCGTACCATTGCCTCGCAGATGAGCGATGCACAGTTGGAAAGAACCAATGTACATATCAATACGCAAAATCACAAGGAAACATTTTTAGCAACAGGAGAGGTGATTTTGTTCGACGGTTTCTTGAAAGTATATTTGGAAGGAAACGACGACGATGAACAAGAGCAAGAAGGTTTGTTGCCGGTGTTGAGCAAAGGAGAAGCTGTGCAAAATCAATGGATTACAGCAACTCAGCGTTTTTCTCGTCCACCAGCGAGATATACAGAAGCGTCGTTGGTAAAGAAATTAGAAGAATTGGGTATCGGACGACCTTCAACTTATGCACCTACGATTTCTACGATTATCGCAAGAAATTATGTAGAAAAAGGAACAAAAGAAGGAGTAGCTCGTGCCTACAAAATGTTGAAATTGGAAAACAATACTATTTCAACCAAAGATTTGACAGAAAATACAGGAGCCGACAAAGGGAAATTGGTTCCAACAGATATAGGAAATATCGTGACAGACTTTTTAGTGAAAAATTTCGCTACGATATTGGATTATCATTTTACGGCAAAAGTAGAGGAAGATTTTGATGCTATTGCCGAAGGTGAGAAAAATTGGGTGGAAATGATGAACGAATTTTACGGATTTTTTCATCCCAATGTAAAAGATGTAGAGCAAAATGCCGAAAGAGAATCAGGTGAACGCATTTTGGGTACACATCCGCAAAGTGGAAAACCAGTATTGGTTCGTTTGGGTAAATTTGGACCAATGGCTCAGATTGGTGATGCCGAAGACGAGGAGAAAAAATTTGCGTCTTTACCACCACAGTTGAATATGGCTACCATTTCGCTCGAAGAAGCCTTGAATTTGTTCTTGTTGCCAAAACAATTGGGAACTTATCAAGGCGAAGAAGTTGAGGTAAACAATGGTCGTTTTGGACCATATGTGCGATTTGGAAGTACATTTATCACTTTGCCAAAAGGCGAAGAACCGTTGAATGTTTCGTTTGAAAGAGCGGTTGAACTCATCAAAGAAAAACAAAAAGCAGATGCTCCGATTGCTACTTATCAAGGATTGGATGTACAAAAAGGAGTAGGGCGTTTTGGACCATTTATCAAGTGGAATGGTATGTTTATCAATGTGTCCAAAAAATACGATTTCGATTATTTAACCCAAGTCGATGTCGAAGCATTGATTGAGGATAAATTGCAAAAAGAAAAAGACAAATTGATTCACAATTGGGCAGAAGAAGGCATCCGTGTGGAAAAGGCTCGTTGGGGGCGTTCGGTAATTTTGCAAGGTAAAACAAAAATCGAATTATCAAAAGAGGTGGATGCAGCTGCATTGACATTGGATGAGGTGAAAAAGTTGATTGAAGAAAAAGCACCAAAGACAGCAACAGCTAAAAAGGCTTCGACAACCAAAAAAGCAACAACGGCTAAGAAAACCACAACAAAGAAAACAAAATGA
- the rsgA gene encoding ribosome small subunit-dependent GTPase A yields MASQTYTGIVYKSTGSWYTVQTESGEQYNCRIKGKFRIKGIKSTNPIAVGDVVDFTVETIGDETTGQIFHIHTRKNYLIRKSVNLSKQTHIIATNIDLLFILVTIDNPVTTTSFIDRLLVTARAYGIEAVLLFNKIDTLKEESLDEQLYLQYIYDSIGYKCLRVSAAENKGIDALKELMKGKTCMFTGHSGVGKSTLINTLDPSLNLKTKEISEQHQQGQHTTTFAEMFDLDFDAKIIDTPGIRGFGLVDMEPQEISDYFPEFFVLKDQCKFNNCLHKEEPKCAVKDALNADEIAWSRYKSYLQILEGDEENYRTDIYANGKGNEE; encoded by the coding sequence ATGGCAAGCCAAACATATACAGGAATTGTTTATAAATCTACAGGGAGTTGGTACACCGTTCAAACCGAATCAGGTGAGCAATACAATTGTAGAATCAAAGGAAAATTTAGAATCAAAGGTATCAAAAGTACCAATCCTATCGCTGTAGGAGATGTAGTCGATTTTACAGTAGAAACCATCGGTGATGAAACCACAGGACAGATTTTTCATATACATACAAGAAAAAATTATTTGATTAGAAAATCCGTTAATCTTTCTAAGCAAACACATATTATCGCGACCAATATCGATTTACTTTTTATATTGGTTACCATAGACAATCCTGTAACTACGACGAGCTTTATCGATCGATTGTTGGTAACTGCTCGTGCGTATGGTATCGAAGCAGTTTTGCTTTTTAATAAAATAGATACTTTGAAAGAAGAATCTTTAGATGAGCAATTGTATTTACAATATATATACGACAGCATTGGATATAAATGTCTTAGAGTTTCTGCAGCCGAAAATAAAGGAATTGATGCGTTAAAAGAGTTGATGAAAGGAAAAACCTGTATGTTTACTGGACATTCTGGGGTAGGAAAATCTACTTTGATCAATACATTAGACCCTTCGCTCAATCTCAAGACAAAAGAAATTTCTGAACAACATCAGCAAGGACAGCATACGACAACTTTTGCAGAAATGTTTGACTTGGATTTTGATGCAAAAATCATCGATACTCCAGGAATCCGAGGGTTTGGTTTGGTCGATATGGAACCTCAAGAAATAAGTGATTATTTTCCAGAGTTTTTTGTCTTGAAAGACCAGTGTAAATTCAACAATTGTTTGCATAAAGAAGAACCTAAATGTGCTGTAAAAGATGCTTTGAATGCAGACGAAATCGCCTGGAGTAGGTATAAAAGTTATTTGCAAATTTTAGAAGGAGATGAAGAAAATTATCGAACAGATATTTATGCAAATGGAAAAGGCAATGAAGAATAA
- a CDS encoding chorismate mutase, producing the protein MKIPSPSKPYLIAGPCSAESLEQVLQIAEQIKSYSQLFRAGIWKPRTRPGGFEGVGEIGLQWLQEVKKQTQLPLAVEVATAHHVEKALEYGVDVLWIGARTTVNPFAVQEIADALQGVKKPVMIKNPVNPDVALWAGGVERLQKAGVEEISLIHRGFSTYEKTIFRNTPEWQIALDIKSLFPQYPLICDPSHIAGNRNLIAEVSQTALDLNFDGLMIETHNCPDKAWSDSAQQVTPETLWEIYQNLKVRDLANHEEQYVLNIKNYRNQIDALDTKIIHLLNQRMEIVDKIGDLKKNKNVAVFQQERWAEVLQKMTAQAEKNQLGEEFITALYKAIHQESITRQSKIVNQK; encoded by the coding sequence ATGAAAATACCATCGCCATCAAAACCGTATCTTATTGCAGGGCCGTGCAGTGCCGAATCATTGGAGCAGGTATTGCAAATTGCCGAGCAAATAAAATCCTATTCACAACTTTTCCGTGCAGGGATATGGAAACCTCGTACGCGTCCCGGTGGGTTTGAAGGAGTAGGAGAGATAGGTTTGCAGTGGTTACAAGAAGTAAAAAAGCAAACCCAATTGCCCTTAGCTGTTGAGGTTGCCACGGCTCACCATGTGGAAAAAGCTCTCGAATATGGCGTAGATGTGTTGTGGATTGGAGCCAGAACCACGGTAAATCCTTTTGCGGTACAAGAAATTGCCGATGCCTTGCAAGGAGTAAAAAAACCGGTGATGATAAAAAATCCTGTCAATCCCGATGTGGCATTGTGGGCAGGTGGTGTCGAGCGATTGCAAAAAGCAGGAGTTGAAGAAATATCGCTCATTCACAGAGGTTTTTCAACTTATGAAAAAACGATTTTTCGCAATACCCCCGAATGGCAAATTGCCTTGGATATAAAATCGTTGTTTCCTCAATATCCACTGATATGCGACCCTTCGCATATTGCAGGAAATAGAAATTTAATAGCCGAAGTCTCTCAAACTGCTTTGGATTTGAACTTTGACGGACTGATGATAGAAACACACAACTGTCCAGACAAGGCGTGGAGTGATTCCGCACAGCAAGTTACCCCAGAAACCCTATGGGAAATCTATCAAAACTTGAAAGTGAGAGATTTGGCCAATCACGAAGAGCAGTATGTACTCAATATAAAAAATTATCGCAATCAAATCGATGCCCTCGATACCAAAATCATACATTTGCTCAATCAACGTATGGAGATTGTGGATAAAATTGGCGATTTGAAGAAAAATAAAAATGTAGCTGTTTTTCAGCAAGAGCGTTGGGCAGAGGTATTGCAAAAAATGACCGCTCAGGCAGAAAAGAATCAACTCGGAGAGGAATTTATCACGGCTTTGTACAAGGCGATTCACCAAGAAAGCATCACCCGACAAAGCAAGATTGTCAATCAGAAGTAA
- a CDS encoding Uma2 family endonuclease, whose translation MFAFQEKEKNNKDILTVVQPDLCVICDESKLDDKGCLGAPDLIIEILSPGNSKKEMKKRFSEFEKNANKRIS comes from the coding sequence ATGTTCGCATTCCAAGAAAAGGAAAAAAATAATAAAGATATTTTGACAGTGGTTCAACCTGATTTGTGCGTAATATGCGATGAATCCAAATTGGACGACAAAGGTTGTTTGGGTGCACCAGATTTAATTATAGAAATTCTTTCTCCAGGAAATTCAAAAAAGGAAATGAAAAAGAGATTTTCAGAATTTGAAAAAAACGCGAATAAAAGAATTAGTTAG
- a CDS encoding ABC transporter ATP-binding protein, with product MIEIKNIKKSFNGKEVLKGITTVYESGKTNLIIGQSGSGKTVLLKTLLGVHTPDSGQIIFDGRDFALLSNDERRNLRTEIGMVFQGSALFDSMNVEQNIGFPLRMFTNKSNTEIKNRVQEVIERVNLKDANHKMPSEISGGMQKRVAIARAIVNNPKYLFCDEPNSGLDPKTSIVIDELIQEITHEYNITTVINTHDMNSVLQIGEHIVFLKNGVLVWEGNSQEIMATENPDIVDFVYSSELLKKIKEAHS from the coding sequence ATGATTGAAATAAAAAACATAAAAAAATCCTTCAATGGAAAAGAAGTATTGAAGGGAATTACAACGGTTTACGAATCAGGAAAGACCAATTTAATTATCGGTCAATCTGGTTCAGGAAAAACTGTATTGTTGAAAACCTTGTTGGGAGTGCATACACCTGACAGCGGACAAATTATTTTCGACGGAAGAGATTTTGCCTTGTTGTCAAACGATGAACGAAGAAATCTTCGTACAGAAATCGGAATGGTATTTCAAGGAAGTGCTTTGTTTGACTCGATGAATGTGGAACAGAATATAGGTTTCCCGTTGAGAATGTTTACGAATAAGAGTAATACTGAAATTAAAAATCGTGTGCAAGAAGTAATCGAGCGTGTAAATCTGAAAGATGCCAATCACAAGATGCCGTCTGAAATTTCGGGAGGTATGCAAAAAAGGGTAGCCATTGCCCGTGCGATTGTAAACAATCCTAAATATCTGTTTTGTGATGAGCCCAACTCGGGATTAGACCCAAAAACCTCGATCGTTATTGACGAATTGATACAAGAAATTACGCATGAATACAACATTACAACGGTTATCAACACCCACGATATGAACTCAGTTTTACAAATCGGCGAACACATCGTGTTTTTGAAGAACGGTGTATTGGTTTGGGAAGGCAACAGTCAGGAAATCATGGCAACGGAAAATCCAGATATTGTAGATTTTGTGTATTCATCAGAATTGTTGAAAAAAATCAAAGAAGCACACTCATAG
- a CDS encoding MlaE family ABC transporter permease — translation MFLKTVLTNIGKFSLMIVEIFRKPTKWRIMKGLIFKEIDELIIGSLGIVCFLSFFIGAVVSIQTALNLSNPMIPKYLIGFAGRQSILLEFSPTFVSIIMAGRMGSYITSSIGTMRVTEQIDALEVMGINSINYLIFPKLVASLTYPFLIGISMFVGVMGGYIAGTFGGYLSAEEFIKGLQYDFDPYHVTYAFIKTFIFGLVLATVPSFYGYYMQGGALEVGKAATKSFVWTAVTIIILNYLLTQILLT, via the coding sequence ATGTTTTTAAAAACAGTATTGACCAACATAGGGAAATTTTCCTTGATGATTGTAGAAATTTTTAGAAAACCAACCAAATGGCGTATCATGAAGGGCTTGATTTTCAAGGAAATTGATGAGCTAATCATAGGTTCTTTAGGGATCGTGTGTTTTCTTTCGTTTTTTATTGGAGCGGTAGTTTCTATCCAAACCGCATTGAACTTGAGCAACCCTATGATACCGAAATATTTGATAGGATTTGCAGGGAGACAGTCTATATTATTGGAGTTTTCACCTACATTCGTGTCGATTATTATGGCCGGAAGAATGGGGTCGTATATTACCTCAAGTATCGGTACTATGCGAGTAACTGAGCAAATCGATGCGTTGGAAGTAATGGGGATAAATTCTATTAACTATTTGATATTTCCTAAGTTAGTAGCTTCGTTGACCTATCCGTTTTTGATAGGAATCAGTATGTTTGTCGGAGTAATGGGAGGGTATATCGCTGGAACATTTGGAGGGTATTTGTCTGCCGAAGAATTTATCAAAGGATTGCAATACGATTTTGATCCATATCATGTAACCTATGCGTTTATCAAAACCTTTATTTTTGGGTTGGTATTAGCAACAGTGCCTTCGTTTTATGGGTATTATATGCAAGGAGGAGCCTTGGAAGTAGGAAAAGCTGCAACCAAATCGTTTGTTTGGACAGCGGTAACGATTATTATCCTCAATTATTTATTGACGCAGATTTTATTGACATAG
- a CDS encoding phosphatase PAP2 family protein — protein MTHYSEKTFHKLPSYLMIAPLLVIFLILGFIIYNNALSADGYVNIQKSWFYFLNKHLSRFPDVQNNLTQLGDAFIVLSLLSVFYILYPNFWHVLIRSSILSLFLSKIPKSLFYIPRPATCYELNTFQIIGKKIVGFSSCPSGHSITIFTWLVVVLLFFSPEKRSYRFIYWLIGLSIGLFIALSRVAVGAHHPLDVLLGSSLGAFAAIIGLLSVKKFNFFEWMSNRKYHPIFIALFSISAIVLCIRIYQEPLTIYFFSLLSLCFAIYLTTKKYYERKNIIE, from the coding sequence ATGACTCATTACTCAGAAAAAACATTTCACAAACTCCCATCCTACTTAATGATTGCACCGCTTTTGGTAATTTTTTTGATTTTAGGTTTCATCATTTACAACAATGCACTTAGTGCTGATGGATATGTAAATATTCAAAAAAGTTGGTTTTATTTTTTAAACAAACATCTTTCACGTTTTCCAGATGTACAAAACAACCTTACTCAATTGGGAGACGCCTTTATTGTATTATCCTTATTGTCTGTATTTTATATTTTATATCCAAACTTTTGGCACGTTTTGATTCGCTCATCAATTCTTTCATTGTTTTTATCAAAAATACCCAAAAGTCTGTTTTACATTCCCAGACCTGCAACTTGCTACGAACTAAATACTTTTCAAATCATAGGAAAAAAAATTGTTGGTTTTTCGAGTTGTCCTTCGGGACATTCCATCACTATATTTACATGGTTAGTGGTCGTTTTACTATTTTTTTCTCCTGAAAAACGCTCATATCGTTTTATTTATTGGTTGATTGGACTTTCCATAGGATTATTTATTGCTCTTTCTCGAGTGGCAGTGGGTGCTCACCATCCGTTGGATGTACTTTTGGGTAGTTCACTGGGGGCTTTTGCAGCTATTATCGGGCTTTTGTCTGTCAAAAAATTTAATTTTTTTGAATGGATGTCCAATAGAAAATACCATCCGATTTTTATCGCTTTGTTTTCGATTTCGGCAATAGTTTTATGTATAAGAATTTATCAAGAACCGTTGACCATTTATTTTTTCTCGCTATTGAGCTTATGTTTCGCAATTTATCTAACTACAAAAAAATATTATGAAAGAAAAAATATCATTGAGTAA